From Bacillus basilensis, a single genomic window includes:
- a CDS encoding Lrp/AsnC family transcriptional regulator, whose protein sequence is MVTEKELELLVCLEKSSRLSVDTLAKLLNIEVEEVKKMVEKLEAEKIIVDYVTHIDWTKVKEHTGLTAMIDVKVTPKHGVGFDAVAEQIYRYSEVKSVYLMSGTYDLSITLEGKTMGEVAMFVSEKLATIESVVSTTTHFILKKYKHEGIIYDKNDDDKRIVVTP, encoded by the coding sequence ATGGTGACAGAAAAAGAATTAGAATTATTAGTTTGTCTTGAAAAAAGTAGTCGATTATCTGTAGATACATTAGCGAAGCTGTTAAATATAGAAGTAGAAGAAGTAAAGAAAATGGTTGAAAAATTAGAAGCAGAAAAGATTATTGTGGATTATGTAACACATATCGATTGGACGAAGGTGAAAGAACATACAGGTTTAACGGCAATGATCGATGTGAAAGTTACGCCAAAGCACGGCGTTGGATTCGATGCGGTTGCTGAACAAATTTATCGTTATTCAGAAGTGAAATCTGTGTATTTAATGTCTGGGACATATGATCTGTCTATTACATTAGAAGGAAAGACAATGGGAGAAGTAGCGATGTTTGTTTCTGAGAAATTAGCAACAATTGAATCTGTCGTTTCTACAACAACGCATTTCATTTTGAAGAAGTATAAACATGAGGGAATTATTTATGATAAAAACGATGATGATAAGCGAATTGTGGTGACGCCATGA